Proteins encoded together in one Meles meles chromosome 7, mMelMel3.1 paternal haplotype, whole genome shotgun sequence window:
- the LOC123946328 gene encoding ras-related C3 botulinum toxin substrate 1-like, with translation MGIGGGGSLQESGFCLSCLLPADDSFLVYYGVRGSSIIGGKAIGHCVCVSFSRNAFPGEYISTVFDNYSANVMVDGKPVNLGLWDTAGQEDYDRLHPLSYPQIDVFLICFSLVSPASFENVQAKWYPEVRHHCPNTPIILVGTKLDLRDGKDTIEKLKEKKLTPITYPQGLAMAKEFGAIKYLECSALTQRGLKTVFDEAIRGVLCPPPVKKRKRKCLLL, from the exons AtggggattgggggtggggggtcactTCAGGAGTctggcttctgcctctcctgcctcctccctgctgaCGACAGCTTCCTTGTCTACTACGGAGTCCGAGGATCCTCT ATTATTGGTGGGAAAGCAATTGGccactgtgtgtgtgttagtttttccagaaa TGCATTTCCTGGAGAATACATCTCCACTGTCTTTGACAACTACTCTGCGAATGTTATGGTAGATGGAAAACCGGTGAACTTGGGCTTATGGGATACAGCTGGACAAGAAGATTATGACCGATTACATCCCTTATCCTATCCGCAAATAGATGTattcttaatttgcttttctcttgtgaGTCCTGCATCATTTGAAAATGTTCAAGCAAAGTGGTACCCCGAAGTGCGACACCACTGTCCCAACACCCCCATCATCTTGGTGGGGACTAAACTTGATCTCAGGGACGGAAAAGACACGATTGAGAAGCTGAAGGAAAAGAAGCTGACTCCCATCACCTACCCGCAGGGTCTGGCTATGGCTAAGGAGTTCGGTGCCATAAAATACCTGGAGTGCTCAGCGCTCACGCAGCGGGGCCTCAAGACAGTGTTTGACGAAGCGATCCGAGGGGTTCTCTGCCCCCCTCCCgtcaagaagaggaagagaaaatgcctGCTGTTGTAA